A genomic stretch from Streptomyces venezuelae ATCC 10712 includes:
- a CDS encoding helix-turn-helix domain-containing protein — MEALAVRLSGLDPYVDGALRIVAFYDTLMRRRVDLPALARASAGLAECVTGIGLHGTGRTIRLAPDGREAAGPAAPASGTAPVVLDEEEIGTVWLERAGPAGPLDEVLLDRLALAVAGAVERYGPARTTMADPALVELVVSTGTDEAARARALRLLGFAAGSPVRVAAVRSPRLPLDRVGAAVCPGRPVKAARIGGVGVVLAAAVDPARFPAGVRAGVGAADGPDLAWREARTALRLTTEREPVVLHAELGALALLAEVPTEALRANPDVAALVRLAGQEAPQEVRELLDTLDAYCAAGSLRRAAEALHLHHSSVSRRVDLLGKALSVDLTTPTGLTRARLALTSWRLLTDPGPAGGAEPGEKNLGGGRNLVG, encoded by the coding sequence ATGGAGGCTCTGGCCGTACGGCTTTCCGGACTCGATCCGTACGTCGACGGAGCGCTCCGCATCGTCGCGTTCTACGACACGCTGATGCGCCGGCGGGTGGACCTGCCCGCGCTCGCCCGCGCCTCGGCCGGTCTGGCCGAGTGCGTCACCGGGATCGGACTCCACGGCACGGGCCGCACGATCCGCCTCGCGCCCGACGGCCGCGAGGCGGCCGGCCCGGCGGCGCCCGCGTCGGGGACGGCCCCGGTCGTCCTCGACGAGGAGGAGATCGGCACGGTGTGGCTGGAGCGGGCGGGTCCGGCCGGCCCGCTCGACGAGGTGCTGCTCGACCGGCTCGCGCTGGCCGTCGCGGGAGCCGTCGAACGGTACGGACCCGCCCGTACGACCATGGCGGACCCCGCGCTCGTCGAGCTGGTGGTCAGCACCGGGACCGACGAGGCGGCCCGGGCGCGGGCGTTGCGGCTGCTCGGCTTCGCCGCCGGGTCGCCGGTCCGGGTGGCCGCCGTACGGTCGCCGCGGCTGCCGCTCGACCGGGTGGGCGCGGCCGTCTGCCCCGGGCGCCCGGTGAAGGCGGCGCGGATCGGCGGGGTCGGCGTGGTCCTGGCCGCCGCCGTGGACCCGGCGCGCTTCCCCGCGGGCGTCCGGGCGGGTGTCGGCGCGGCGGACGGCCCCGACCTGGCGTGGCGGGAGGCCCGCACCGCCCTGCGCCTCACGACCGAGCGCGAACCCGTGGTCCTGCACGCCGAGTTGGGTGCGCTGGCGCTGCTCGCGGAGGTGCCGACGGAGGCGCTCCGCGCGAACCCGGACGTCGCGGCGCTGGTCCGGCTGGCCGGCCAGGAGGCGCCGCAGGAGGTCCGGGAGCTGCTGGACACCCTGGACGCGTACTGCGCGGCGGGCTCGCTGCGCCGGGCGGCGGAGGCGCTGCACCTCCACCACAGCAGCGTGTCCCGCCGGGTCGACCTGCTGGGCAAGGCCCTGTCGGTCGACCTCACGACCCCGACGGGCCTGACCAGAGCCCGGCTTGCCCTGACGTCCTGGCGCCTCCTCACCGACCCGGGCCCGGCCGGTGGGGCCGAGCCCGGTGAGAAGAATCTCGGGGGCGGTCGCAACCTCGTGGGGTGA
- a CDS encoding sigma-70 family RNA polymerase sigma factor codes for MQLSYAVPVPVPPPAAAARPPWWARLLARVSRAEDAPAAVRGRHLYAVGASGDPGPPPDLTELYLARRLDMVRLAVFLVDDRHTAEDVVQDAFAAMCRRYGTSLHGLQDPGAYLHTAVVNAARSVLRRRRTARAYTPPHPVAGPPVDEDLLLAEEHRHVLDALAGLTRRQREVLVLRYWSELTEAQIAQTLGLSRGTVKSTASRALDALEKKLEGGR; via the coding sequence GTGCAGTTGTCGTACGCCGTACCCGTGCCCGTACCCCCACCGGCAGCCGCGGCCCGGCCCCCCTGGTGGGCCCGGCTGCTCGCCCGCGTGTCCCGGGCCGAGGACGCGCCCGCGGCCGTGCGGGGGCGCCACCTGTACGCGGTCGGTGCCTCCGGCGACCCCGGACCGCCGCCCGACCTGACCGAGCTGTACCTGGCCCGGCGGCTCGACATGGTGCGGCTCGCGGTCTTCCTCGTCGACGACCGGCACACCGCCGAGGACGTCGTCCAGGACGCGTTCGCCGCGATGTGCCGGCGGTACGGGACCTCGCTCCACGGGCTCCAGGACCCCGGCGCGTACCTGCACACCGCCGTCGTCAACGCGGCCCGTTCCGTGCTGCGCAGGCGCCGCACCGCCCGCGCGTACACCCCGCCCCATCCGGTCGCCGGGCCTCCCGTCGACGAGGACCTGCTGCTCGCCGAGGAGCACCGGCACGTGCTCGACGCGCTCGCGGGGCTGACCCGGCGCCAGCGCGAGGTGCTCGTGCTGCGGTACTGGTCGGAGCTGACCGAGGCGCAGATCGCGCAGACGCTCGGGCTCTCGCGCGGCACGGTGAAGTCCACCGCGAGCCGCGCGCTCGACGCCCTGGAGAAGAAGCTGGAGGGAGGCCGATGA
- a CDS encoding LppU/SCO3897 family protein codes for MTTPSAPQTPEQPFAAEQPAAPAKKGSRILKKVGGVVVAIAVAIAVKFGLPHLTGDAPVHAKAGECVTVTGPDNDPKVDTTDCSSGKADLFKVVKVIDDTFDVNKCGAELSALAQQLESDKFVLCLEEVPAK; via the coding sequence ATGACGACGCCCTCCGCGCCCCAGACCCCCGAGCAGCCCTTCGCGGCCGAGCAGCCCGCCGCCCCGGCGAAGAAGGGCAGCCGCATCCTCAAGAAGGTCGGCGGTGTCGTGGTCGCGATCGCCGTCGCCATCGCCGTCAAGTTCGGCCTCCCGCACCTCACCGGCGACGCCCCGGTCCACGCCAAGGCCGGCGAGTGCGTCACCGTGACGGGTCCCGACAACGACCCCAAGGTCGACACCACGGACTGCTCCTCCGGCAAGGCCGACCTGTTCAAGGTCGTCAAGGTCATCGACGACACCTTCGACGTGAACAAGTGCGGCGCGGAGCTCTCGGCGCTCGCGCAGCAGCTGGAGTCGGACAAGTTCGTGCTGTGCCTCGAAGAGGTCCCCGCGAAGTAG